A single window of Chitinophagales bacterium DNA harbors:
- a CDS encoding HlyD family efflux transporter periplasmic adaptor subunit: MSTEAQELNRIQIRSDEVQAILSYIPRWIIRWGITVIFVVVAMLFGMAAYVQYPDIVYGRAALTTQSPPTAVIARTNGKLTNLKIEDGDEVQKDEVLAVIDNPTTYEAFLKLQKQVNAWEKLKVTAFSTASKPSIKGLGNLQTTYSQLLKGISDYQDWAQLKTNKKRKEAIEEEIENYKKLRDDMNRQYQLIQEDIALIKKNMDRYETLADSGDVSKMEAEAERSRWLQQKRMAENIKMQQQQYNSQIASLETQIVTYSSDSDLRKLQLESNITTTLNSLKGELEAWEVTFIVKAPVSGKASVPPTSKEQKTVQSGEEILTIVPKNAGKIFALVHLEAMGLGKVETDQDVNIKLDGYPHSKFGLLKGKIATIDPIPRDNMYRTEIELSKGLITTFNDTLVFKQDMTGTAEIITKDATVMERILEQFIELTQ, encoded by the coding sequence GTGAGTACAGAAGCACAAGAACTGAACCGCATACAAATTCGCAGCGACGAAGTACAAGCCATATTGAGCTACATCCCACGATGGATCATTCGATGGGGCATCACCGTCATTTTTGTGGTAGTAGCGATGTTATTTGGTATGGCAGCTTATGTCCAATACCCTGACATTGTGTATGGTCGAGCAGCTTTGACCACTCAATCCCCACCTACTGCCGTCATTGCCCGCACCAATGGCAAATTGACCAACCTAAAGATTGAAGATGGCGACGAAGTACAGAAAGACGAGGTCTTAGCGGTGATAGACAATCCCACGACTTATGAGGCTTTTTTGAAGCTGCAAAAACAGGTCAATGCTTGGGAAAAACTCAAGGTAACAGCTTTCAGTACTGCTTCAAAACCATCCATCAAAGGGTTAGGAAATCTGCAAACTACGTATTCTCAATTGTTGAAGGGCATCAGTGACTACCAAGATTGGGCGCAGCTCAAAACCAATAAGAAAAGGAAAGAAGCGATTGAAGAAGAAATTGAAAATTACAAAAAACTTCGAGATGATATGAATCGTCAATACCAATTGATTCAAGAGGACATTGCGCTTATCAAAAAAAACATGGATCGCTATGAAACGCTGGCAGACAGCGGTGATGTCTCGAAAATGGAAGCAGAAGCAGAGCGCAGTCGTTGGCTACAACAAAAGCGAATGGCAGAAAACATCAAAATGCAGCAACAGCAATACAATTCCCAAATCGCTTCGCTCGAAACCCAAATCGTCACTTATTCTTCTGATAGCGACCTCCGCAAACTGCAATTGGAATCCAATATCACCACCACACTCAATAGCCTAAAAGGTGAGCTTGAAGCATGGGAAGTCACCTTTATCGTGAAAGCCCCCGTGAGTGGAAAAGCCTCTGTACCACCTACTTCAAAGGAACAAAAAACGGTTCAATCAGGAGAAGAAATCCTCACCATCGTTCCCAAAAATGCAGGCAAAATTTTCGCTTTGGTGCATTTGGAAGCCATGGGATTGGGCAAAGTCGAAACCGACCAAGATGTGAACATCAAACTCGATGGCTACCCACACAGTAAGTTTGGTCTATTGAAGGGCAAAATTGCTACCATTGACCCCATTCCTCGTGACAATATGTACCGCACCGAAATCGAATTGTCAAAAGGATTGATTACCACCTTCAATGATACACTTGTTTTTAAACAAGATATGACAGGAACTGCCGAAATCATCACCAAAGACGCTACGGTGATGGAGCGGATTTTGGAGCAGTTTATTGAATTGACGCAGTAG
- a CDS encoding tetratricopeptide repeat protein yields MKNFCLFVVLFSTSSFIFAQSAADKEKARELGMEAIKIMDEGQIEKSIEMLEKCLELDPENSAYLYEIGYAHAIQKDYKGAIKIGKQLIKAKDRVGQYFQFLGNNYDYNGQPKKAIETYEEGLKIFPKSGMLHVEMGMMQLLQNDYDAALTYWERGIAVDPSYAPNYYRTAQIYAKTPERLWAVMYGELFRNLEPISDRSFSFSEDLFNAYDESINITSDTSMSVSFVQKINMTVESLMGSVENMKLPFPLTYGAIMSVSVGLPSLTDSIESDTTGLTIKKLNQYRTSFINNWYEKEHHKDYTNILFTWHKKLMDEGYFEPYNYWLFAMGAPEEFKTYFEANEAAFDEFFKWFDENAIVISEDYMFHRVQYE; encoded by the coding sequence ATGAAAAACTTTTGCTTATTTGTTGTTTTATTTTCCACCTCTTCTTTCATTTTTGCCCAGAGTGCTGCTGACAAAGAAAAAGCACGAGAATTGGGTATGGAGGCCATCAAAATCATGGATGAAGGTCAAATTGAAAAGTCCATTGAGATGTTGGAAAAATGTCTTGAGTTGGATCCTGAAAACAGTGCTTACCTCTACGAAATTGGCTATGCCCACGCCATACAAAAGGACTATAAGGGAGCAATAAAAATTGGGAAACAACTCATCAAAGCCAAAGATAGAGTTGGTCAATACTTTCAGTTTCTCGGCAACAATTATGATTACAACGGACAACCGAAAAAGGCCATCGAAACCTACGAAGAAGGATTGAAGATTTTTCCCAAAAGCGGGATGCTGCATGTTGAAATGGGTATGATGCAACTACTTCAAAACGATTATGATGCAGCATTGACATATTGGGAACGAGGCATTGCAGTTGATCCTTCGTATGCCCCTAACTACTACCGAACGGCTCAAATATATGCCAAAACCCCAGAACGGCTTTGGGCGGTGATGTATGGCGAATTGTTCCGAAATTTAGAGCCTATTTCTGACCGTTCTTTTAGCTTTAGTGAAGATTTGTTCAATGCTTATGATGAATCTATTAACATTACCTCAGATACTTCTATGTCTGTCAGTTTTGTCCAGAAAATCAATATGACTGTTGAAAGTTTGATGGGCAGTGTAGAAAACATGAAACTTCCTTTTCCCTTGACATACGGTGCTATTATGTCTGTTAGTGTGGGATTGCCGTCGCTTACCGACAGTATTGAAAGTGATACTACTGGGCTGACTATCAAAAAATTGAATCAATATCGAACTAGTTTTATCAACAATTGGTACGAAAAAGAACACCACAAAGACTACACGAACATCCTGTTTACTTGGCACAAAAAACTGATGGACGAGGGTTATTTTGAACCCTACAATTATTGGTTATTCGCAATGGGTGCTCCCGAAGAGTTCAAGACTTATTTTGAAGCGAATGAGGCTGCATTTGATGAATTTTTCAAATGGTTTGATGAAAATGCCATAGTTATCAGTGAGGATTATATGTTTCATCGGGTGCAGTATGAATAA
- a CDS encoding S41 family peptidase translates to MKLNSNIFIISKIYGYVKYFYPSSKVQDVCWHKILIYALDKYSEVNDTDALIKSILEFFSPVAPLMLIKKNEHLSKYSNTKKINSLTPIYWQHKGVQSCIRKELYRSLLIENLNPNDFSLNLSYPFRNIEKAKRIKISLKIMNIDIQEGMLNVNCYIYQGINKKELHKKNIVLNKENSQTLTNIESKIYLKEYYPHLFFEISIRGAVSIVIENINLYYLQDKSNVWEEVTRVSTDFKEMESGNSPAVWLLSGDYNSYTYGFRTTPKDSNVFLIEFNNYLQLFENTLISNRHFTSKLTDELAITFPLLVENNELENEIEFKKFKTKIDRVEISKTIENEINQIASIIILWNILQHFFPYREVMNKWNKHLKKYINILLGKKYNSDEFYFLLRSFIGVLEDGHSYVVYPNKPKIGKKLPIQVGKIEEDVIVLASKDNSPFKKGDKILKMEEEDINIYVENNYRNYTFGRKERRINEFLKYNFSMGEKDSLVKVLIERENRQINITTYRSMSVMEGVHLTEWNYDSIALLENNIYYVNLTKVYMEDITKKIDDLVNARGVVFDLRGYPKDNFSKLLRHLLHKKDTVDWMHIPCISNPNFQNVQFEKSGWKLLPCAPTFKNKIVFLSNSRAISAAESVLGIVKHYKLGTIIGTNTAGTNGNVNCIDLINSIQVYFTGMKVTDLEGDSYYRIGIQPDLYIERSIEGVLRGEDEYLMAAIEFISV, encoded by the coding sequence TTGAAATTAAATTCAAATATATTCATTATATCTAAAATATATGGGTATGTAAAATATTTTTATCCTTCTTCGAAAGTACAAGATGTATGTTGGCACAAAATTCTCATTTATGCTTTAGATAAATATTCTGAAGTCAATGATACTGATGCTTTGATAAAGTCAATTTTGGAGTTTTTCTCTCCTGTAGCTCCGCTTATGTTAATTAAAAAAAATGAACATTTATCTAAATATTCCAACACAAAAAAAATAAATAGTTTAACACCTATATACTGGCAACATAAAGGTGTACAATCATGCATTCGTAAAGAATTGTATAGGAGTCTATTGATAGAAAATTTGAATCCGAATGATTTTTCTTTGAACTTGAGTTATCCTTTTCGAAATATTGAGAAGGCAAAAAGAATTAAGATTTCATTAAAAATAATGAACATCGATATTCAAGAGGGAATGCTGAATGTTAATTGCTATATATATCAAGGAATAAACAAAAAAGAGCTTCATAAAAAAAATATAGTTTTAAATAAAGAAAATAGTCAAACACTAACAAATATAGAATCTAAAATTTACTTAAAAGAGTATTATCCTCATCTATTTTTTGAAATTAGTATTAGAGGAGCTGTAAGTATTGTTATTGAAAACATTAATCTTTATTATTTGCAAGATAAAAGTAATGTTTGGGAAGAAGTCACACGGGTAAGTACAGATTTTAAAGAAATGGAAAGCGGCAATTCTCCTGCCGTTTGGCTGCTTTCAGGTGATTATAATAGCTATACATATGGATTTAGGACAACGCCAAAAGATTCAAATGTCTTCCTCATTGAATTCAATAATTATTTGCAGTTATTTGAGAATACCTTAATATCTAATAGGCATTTCACTTCTAAACTTACTGATGAGTTGGCAATTACATTCCCTTTATTAGTAGAAAATAATGAACTGGAAAATGAAATAGAATTCAAAAAATTCAAAACTAAAATAGATAGAGTAGAAATCTCAAAGACAATAGAAAACGAAATAAATCAAATCGCAAGTATCATCATTCTATGGAATATTTTGCAACATTTTTTTCCTTATCGGGAGGTCATGAACAAGTGGAACAAACACTTAAAAAAATATATAAATATATTATTAGGAAAAAAGTATAACAGTGATGAATTTTATTTTTTATTAAGATCTTTTATTGGTGTTTTAGAGGATGGTCATAGTTATGTCGTTTACCCTAATAAACCTAAAATAGGTAAGAAATTACCTATTCAAGTTGGAAAAATAGAGGAAGATGTAATAGTATTGGCTTCAAAAGATAATAGCCCTTTTAAAAAAGGAGATAAGATATTAAAAATGGAAGAAGAAGACATTAATATATATGTAGAGAATAATTATAGAAACTATACCTTTGGAAGAAAAGAAAGGAGGATAAATGAATTTTTGAAGTATAACTTTAGTATGGGGGAAAAAGATAGTCTTGTAAAAGTGCTTATAGAGCGTGAAAACCGCCAAATAAATATTACCACTTATAGAAGTATGAGTGTAATGGAGGGAGTTCACCTTACAGAATGGAATTATGATTCAATTGCACTCTTAGAAAATAATATTTATTATGTCAATTTGACAAAAGTCTATATGGAAGATATTACCAAAAAAATTGATGATTTGGTTAATGCTAGAGGTGTCGTTTTTGATTTAAGAGGGTATCCTAAAGACAACTTTTCAAAACTATTAAGGCACTTATTACATAAAAAGGATACTGTGGATTGGATGCATATTCCTTGCATCAGTAACCCTAATTTTCAAAATGTGCAATTTGAAAAGTCAGGATGGAAACTATTGCCCTGTGCTCCAACTTTTAAAAATAAAATAGTGTTTTTATCAAATAGCAGAGCTATTAGTGCTGCTGAGTCTGTATTAGGTATTGTCAAACACTATAAATTGGGAACAATAATAGGTACTAATACTGCGGGAACTAATGGCAATGTTAATTGCATTGATTTAATTAATTCTATCCAAGTTTATTTCACTGGAATGAAAGTAACAGATTTGGAAGGGGATTCTTACTATAGAATTGGTATTCAACCTGATTTATATATAGAGCGAAGTATTGAAGGAGTATTGAGAGGGGAAGACGAATATTTGATGGCAGCTATTGAATTTATTAGTGTCTGA
- a CDS encoding sigma-70 family RNA polymerase sigma factor produces the protein MENSYQERMKLLEDIKQGNEQLLEKLYAQYRSEFIIWAGRRYNCSDDTSAEVYQKAFIILYYNIKDSKITEMKSSLKTYLFAIAKNVFRERFRDKHQQTTDIEEGAAVQEMDYNIDETYKKDHQKKVVAALLQRIGDPCKTVLHLFFFKSYSVEAIATTMGYKDERVVSKRKSVCLKQLREMMAKS, from the coding sequence ATGGAAAACAGTTATCAAGAGCGAATGAAATTGTTGGAAGACATCAAGCAAGGCAACGAACAGTTGCTTGAAAAACTGTATGCACAGTACAGAAGTGAATTTATTATTTGGGCAGGTCGCCGTTACAACTGTTCGGATGATACCTCGGCGGAAGTCTATCAAAAGGCATTTATCATCTTGTATTACAACATCAAGGATAGCAAAATCACTGAAATGAAAAGTAGTCTAAAAACCTATTTGTTTGCCATCGCCAAAAATGTGTTTCGAGAACGATTTCGTGACAAACACCAGCAAACAACTGATATTGAAGAAGGTGCAGCTGTTCAGGAAATGGATTACAATATTGATGAAACATATAAAAAAGACCATCAAAAAAAAGTTGTTGCTGCGCTTTTGCAGCGCATTGGCGACCCTTGTAAAACCGTTTTACACCTCTTTTTCTTCAAAAGTTATTCTGTTGAAGCAATCGCTACGACGATGGGCTACAAAGATGAAAGGGTGGTCAGCAAGCGCAAAAGTGTTTGTTTGAAACAGTTGAGAGAAATGATGGCAAAATCTTAG
- a CDS encoding peptidase domain-containing ABC transporter, whose protein sequence is MPQKFPFYKQLDAMDCGPTCLRMIAKYYGKHYSLQTLREKSHIDREGVSLMGISDAAENIGLQTLAVRLSFKQLKEEVPLPCIAHWKQLHFVVVYKIKGDTVYVADPAFGLVQYSKEEFLKGWISTKDSANAQELLPTLQEYFDQKGIKFPMNKEKLGKHLDHFFSNYNFDNTSSDAGILMLLDTTPEFFKADDEKIDKQSFGFLFRYLGKYKAYILQLVLGLLLGSLLQLVFPFLTQAVVDIGINNQDINFVYLILIAQLMLFGGRTAVEFIRSWILLHISTRINISLISDFLIKLMKLPIGFFDTKMIGDLLQRINDHKRIENFLTNSSLNTLFSMINLIVFGVVLAIYNWVIFAVFLGGSILHIAWVAFFLKKRRELDFKRFDQLAANQSSLIQLVTGMQEIKLNNYEKQKRWEWEKIQAALFQVNVSSLKLEQYQQIGALVFNEVKNILITFIAAAAVIAGDMTLGMMMAVSYIIGQLNAPIAQLIQFLQLGQDAKISLERLGEIHNQKDEEDDENKGITILPEKGDLNLENLSFQYGGPQSEMVLKDINLQIPEKKITAIVGTSGSGKTTLVKLLLKFYDTTKGKIRLGDIGLNNIENRVWRDKCGAVMQDGFIFSDSIARNIAVSDEIIDKRKLLKAVKAANIQQFIEGLPLGYNTKIGQEGVGLSGGQKQRILIARAIYKNPDYIFFDEATSALDAKNERIIMENLEEFYKGRTVVIVAHRLSTVQNADQIVVLEAGELVELGTHEELVAKRGNYYTLVKNQLELGN, encoded by the coding sequence ATGCCCCAAAAATTCCCATTCTACAAACAACTCGATGCAATGGACTGCGGTCCAACCTGCCTACGGATGATAGCCAAATACTACGGCAAACACTATTCACTGCAAACACTGCGAGAAAAAAGCCACATAGATAGGGAAGGGGTGTCCTTGATGGGCATCAGCGATGCAGCCGAAAATATTGGATTGCAGACCTTAGCCGTTCGATTGAGCTTCAAACAATTGAAGGAAGAAGTACCACTTCCTTGCATTGCTCACTGGAAGCAGTTGCACTTTGTGGTCGTTTATAAAATCAAGGGCGACACCGTTTATGTAGCCGACCCCGCTTTTGGGCTGGTTCAATATAGCAAAGAAGAATTTTTGAAGGGTTGGATTTCGACCAAAGACAGCGCAAATGCTCAAGAACTTTTACCCACACTCCAAGAGTACTTCGACCAAAAAGGCATCAAATTCCCAATGAACAAAGAAAAATTGGGAAAACACCTCGACCATTTTTTCAGCAACTACAATTTTGACAACACTTCTTCCGATGCAGGGATATTGATGTTGTTGGACACAACACCCGAATTTTTCAAGGCAGATGACGAAAAAATTGACAAACAGAGTTTTGGCTTCCTATTTCGCTATCTCGGCAAATACAAAGCCTATATTCTGCAATTGGTTTTGGGGCTTTTGTTGGGGAGTTTGCTGCAATTGGTATTCCCGTTTTTGACACAGGCAGTTGTCGACATCGGTATCAACAATCAAGACATCAACTTTGTCTATCTCATCCTCATAGCCCAATTGATGCTTTTTGGAGGACGGACAGCCGTTGAGTTCATTCGCTCATGGATATTGCTGCACATCAGCACCCGCATCAACATTTCGCTGATTTCGGACTTCTTGATTAAGCTGATGAAACTCCCGATAGGTTTTTTCGATACCAAAATGATTGGCGACCTTTTGCAGCGCATCAATGACCACAAGCGCATCGAAAATTTTCTGACCAATTCTTCCCTCAACACACTTTTTTCGATGATTAACCTGATTGTCTTTGGAGTCGTTTTGGCGATTTACAACTGGGTCATTTTTGCCGTATTCTTGGGCGGCAGCATTTTGCACATTGCTTGGGTAGCCTTCTTTTTGAAAAAAAGACGGGAGTTGGATTTCAAGCGTTTCGACCAATTGGCAGCCAATCAAAGCAGCTTAATTCAGTTGGTGACGGGAATGCAGGAAATCAAATTGAACAACTACGAAAAGCAAAAACGATGGGAGTGGGAAAAAATACAAGCGGCTTTGTTTCAGGTGAATGTAAGCAGTTTGAAGTTGGAGCAGTACCAACAGATTGGGGCTTTGGTCTTCAATGAGGTCAAGAATATTCTGATTACCTTCATTGCAGCCGCAGCCGTTATTGCAGGAGACATGACCTTGGGGATGATGATGGCAGTTTCGTACATCATTGGTCAGTTGAATGCACCGATTGCCCAATTGATTCAGTTTTTGCAGTTGGGTCAAGATGCCAAAATCAGTTTGGAGCGTTTGGGCGAAATTCACAACCAAAAAGACGAAGAAGACGACGAAAACAAAGGCATTACGATTCTTCCCGAAAAAGGCGATTTGAACCTCGAAAACCTATCCTTTCAATACGGTGGACCTCAATCCGAAATGGTTTTGAAGGACATCAACCTGCAAATTCCCGAAAAGAAAATCACTGCAATTGTCGGCACAAGCGGCAGCGGCAAAACGACTTTGGTTAAATTATTGTTGAAGTTTTACGACACGACCAAAGGAAAAATTCGATTGGGCGACATTGGTTTGAACAACATCGAAAACCGTGTGTGGCGGGACAAATGTGGGGCGGTGATGCAAGATGGTTTCATCTTTTCGGACAGCATCGCCCGCAACATTGCAGTAAGTGACGAAATCATTGACAAACGCAAGTTATTGAAGGCTGTAAAAGCGGCTAATATCCAGCAGTTTATTGAAGGTTTGCCTTTGGGCTACAATACCAAAATTGGACAAGAAGGAGTAGGTTTGAGTGGCGGTCAAAAACAGCGCATTTTGATTGCCCGAGCGATTTACAAAAATCCCGACTACATTTTCTTCGATGAGGCGACAAGTGCTTTGGATGCGAAAAATGAGCGCATCATCATGGAGAATTTGGAGGAGTTTTACAAGGGCAGAACGGTGGTGATTGTGGCACACCGATTGAGTACCGTACAGAATGCCGACCAAATTGTGGTTTTGGAGGCGGGTGAATTGGTGGAGTTGGGAACGCATGAGGAACTGGTGGCGAAACGGGGAAATTATTATACGCTGGTAAAGAATCAGTTGGAGTTGGGAAATTGA
- a CDS encoding glycosyltransferase, whose product MKLSIIIVSYNVAYFLEQALLSVRAAIEGKSWEAEVFVVDNHSKDNSVELVRNQFPEVHLIANQKNTGFSMANNQAIRLAKGEYILLLNPDTVVAEDTFEQVIEFMDAHADAGGLGVKMIDGKGEFLPESKRGLPSPSVAFCKMFGLSKLFSKSQTFNWYYLGHLDPTETQEVEVLAGAFMLMRKTVLDEVGLLDETFFMYGEDIDLSWRILQAGYKNYFFPYTQIIHYKGESTKKGSLNYVRVFYNAMIIFAQKHFKSQKAWLYIAGIKVAIYLHAALTLLQNFLGRAIVPIADAVVMYGGMYWVKYFWQTRIHLNPYPLEYMLVNVPIYIVIWLAAIFFSGGYDKPTQPSKIVRGVLVGSVLIAALYGFLPEEMRFSRGMILLGTAWAAFTTVGWRLAVHFLRKGDFRLGETVEKRAVIVGDFEEAKRVKAILQQVGAAIEVMGYVGIEGKRRGDEAQIEEKLPFLSSIDALKEMVQIYGIEEIIFCSKSISAKQIMLWMVDFGQEKDFKIVPSNSNSIIGSNSKNTAGDLYTVDASLLMHQNRYRRNKRMLDILLCIIVLVGFPVFLFLVENRKGLWINWWRVLINRLSWVAYAPVLVHKSQKRLPKIKNGVLNPTDLLPAYSYNEATRNRLNWLYARDYHTSMDWKIFWKGIRKLGN is encoded by the coding sequence ATGAAACTCTCCATCATCATCGTTAGCTACAATGTTGCCTATTTTTTGGAACAGGCATTGCTATCTGTGCGAGCAGCGATTGAAGGAAAGTCGTGGGAGGCAGAGGTTTTTGTGGTGGACAATCACTCCAAAGACAACTCCGTAGAACTCGTCCGAAACCAATTTCCCGAAGTACATCTAATTGCGAATCAAAAAAATACGGGCTTTTCGATGGCCAACAATCAAGCGATTCGATTGGCGAAAGGTGAATACATATTGTTGTTGAATCCTGATACCGTGGTGGCGGAAGATACCTTTGAGCAGGTGATTGAATTTATGGATGCTCATGCAGATGCGGGTGGTTTGGGGGTAAAAATGATTGACGGGAAAGGAGAATTTTTGCCCGAATCGAAGCGAGGCTTGCCGAGTCCGAGTGTTGCGTTCTGCAAAATGTTTGGTCTGTCCAAACTGTTTTCCAAATCCCAAACCTTCAATTGGTACTATTTGGGGCATTTGGACCCAACCGAAACACAAGAAGTGGAGGTATTGGCGGGGGCGTTTATGTTGATGCGGAAAACGGTGTTGGACGAGGTGGGTTTGTTGGACGAGACGTTTTTTATGTATGGCGAAGACATTGATTTGTCGTGGCGCATATTGCAGGCGGGCTATAAGAACTACTTTTTTCCATATACACAAATCATTCATTACAAAGGAGAAAGCACCAAGAAAGGCAGCCTCAATTATGTGCGGGTGTTTTACAATGCCATGATTATTTTTGCCCAAAAACATTTCAAATCTCAAAAGGCATGGCTATATATTGCAGGTATCAAAGTGGCGATTTATCTACATGCTGCTTTGACTTTGCTTCAAAATTTTTTGGGACGTGCCATCGTACCGATTGCAGATGCAGTGGTGATGTATGGAGGAATGTATTGGGTGAAGTATTTTTGGCAAACAAGGATACATTTGAATCCTTATCCATTGGAATATATGCTGGTGAATGTGCCGATTTATATTGTTATTTGGTTGGCAGCGATTTTTTTCAGTGGAGGTTATGACAAACCTACGCAGCCTTCAAAGATTGTGCGGGGTGTGTTGGTGGGCAGTGTTTTGATTGCAGCTTTGTATGGATTTTTGCCTGAAGAAATGCGTTTTTCGAGGGGGATGATTTTGTTGGGAACGGCTTGGGCGGCTTTTACGACGGTTGGTTGGCGCTTGGCGGTTCATTTTTTGCGAAAGGGTGATTTTCGTTTGGGCGAAACCGTCGAAAAACGGGCGGTTATTGTGGGAGATTTTGAAGAAGCCAAACGGGTGAAGGCAATTTTGCAGCAAGTGGGTGCAGCTATTGAAGTGATGGGCTATGTGGGTATTGAAGGGAAAAGGAGAGGAGATGAGGCACAAATTGAAGAAAAATTACCTTTTTTATCTTCTATTGATGCATTGAAGGAAATGGTGCAAATTTATGGCATTGAAGAAATTATCTTTTGCAGCAAAAGCATTTCAGCCAAACAAATCATGCTATGGATGGTGGATTTTGGACAAGAAAAAGACTTCAAAATTGTACCTTCTAATAGCAATAGCATCATCGGCAGCAATTCAAAAAATACGGCGGGTGACTTATACACAGTGGATGCTTCGCTACTTATGCACCAAAACCGCTACCGCCGCAACAAGCGAATGTTGGATATTTTGTTGTGTATCATTGTTTTGGTAGGTTTTCCTGTGTTTTTGTTTTTGGTGGAAAACCGCAAAGGGCTGTGGATAAACTGGTGGAGGGTGTTGATAAATCGCCTTTCTTGGGTGGCTTATGCACCTGTGTTGGTGCATAAAAGCCAAAAACGCCTTCCAAAAATCAAAAATGGTGTGCTGAATCCTACCGATTTGTTACCAGCATATTCCTACAATGAAGCTACTCGAAACCGCCTGAATTGGTTGTACGCCAGGGATTACCATACAAGTATGGATTGGAAGATTTTTTGGAAGGGGATACGAAAATTAGGGAACTAA
- a CDS encoding Uma2 family endonuclease, with translation MSAVKLKEQYISIEEYLAFEEKSEAKHEYENGQIFAMSGGTPNHAFIGSSTVSALRNALKAKGSKCRVSGSELKIHIEKYNSFVYPDAMVICGELEMKGKDAIKNPLLIIEVLSESTASYDRGKKFKKYISLPSFVEYVLIEQDQPVVHAYHRKTEQGTGRKDWTMRFAYGLEEKIYLESIDCEIALADIYEYVDFPEGQGIQGELFNG, from the coding sequence ATGTCAGCAGTAAAATTAAAGGAACAATACATAAGCATTGAAGAATATTTGGCTTTTGAAGAAAAATCAGAAGCAAAGCACGAATATGAGAATGGACAAATTTTTGCCATGTCAGGAGGAACGCCTAATCACGCTTTTATAGGAAGCAGTACCGTTTCTGCCCTACGCAATGCTTTGAAAGCAAAAGGAAGCAAATGTAGAGTTTCGGGAAGTGAACTAAAAATACACATCGAAAAATACAATTCGTTTGTCTATCCCGATGCAATGGTGATTTGTGGAGAATTGGAGATGAAAGGCAAAGATGCAATCAAAAACCCTTTGTTGATTATAGAAGTTTTATCAGAAAGCACTGCATCTTACGATAGAGGAAAGAAATTCAAAAAGTACATTTCGCTGCCTTCTTTTGTGGAATATGTATTAATCGAACAAGACCAACCTGTGGTTCATGCCTATCACCGCAAAACCGAACAAGGAACAGGGCGAAAGGATTGGACGATGCGATTTGCTTATGGATTGGAGGAAAAAATTTATTTGGAGTCCATTGATTGTGAAATAGCTTTGGCAGATATTTACGAATATGTGGATTTTCCAGAAGGGCAAGGGATTCAAGGGGAGTTGTTTAATGGTTGA
- a CDS encoding SPASM domain-containing protein, translating to MIESFRSGTTYFNRKISIDTEGNIKNCPSLDRSFGNIKNTTLQEAIDKPGFKDLWFVRKDDTRICRDCEFRYMCVDSREPLWDEEKQEWYHKIACPYDPYTATWADMPKEATVM from the coding sequence ATGATTGAGAGTTTCCGTTCAGGCACTACCTACTTCAATCGAAAAATCAGCATCGACACCGAAGGAAACATCAAAAACTGCCCATCCTTAGACCGTTCCTTTGGCAATATCAAAAATACTACTCTACAAGAAGCCATCGACAAACCAGGATTCAAAGACCTTTGGTTTGTCCGAAAAGACGATACCCGAATTTGCCGAGATTGTGAATTTCGCTATATGTGTGTAGATTCCAGAGAACCACTTTGGGACGAAGAAAAACAAGAATGGTACCACAAGATAGCCTGCCCTTATGACCCTTATACTGCAACTTGGGCAGATATGCCTAAAGAAGCAACTGTTATGTAA